In a genomic window of Gadus chalcogrammus isolate NIFS_2021 chromosome 17, NIFS_Gcha_1.0, whole genome shotgun sequence:
- the LOC130370459 gene encoding uncharacterized protein LOC130370459 — MEDPSTTKQANTHPPHHHFSLTRLQSPRPGYASTTCRSPSDPLLEPGSSAEHPPQSSTTFPTSSPSWRGVEHAAAGRGLHHGSRNGLSDDGDLGDPLVHEWSDGIRAKEAWDGRGSCGSSTSEFYGKDYYCRYADRAFHERNVGVGVDVEGERDARDSFDMVFHDDGGDKPAYGRSDSFEVSYETVYDKDAHSALPVSHPPFYGMDAFRQSSAEEGSADGQPGLHHGYPGRVEDPGSSQSSGEGRSSQVPECGDGGWRGGEGWDPQGAAAALKAPPVTNGRYPQRLDSFSEAFQPYRRRGLLAVAEGDPAGRHARFEAGRGEFAGWVADSGQGCRHGPPLDPYGPAHSFFPSHPSLPTLPSPPSQPMPSVLSPPPTPLPPSSLSPSQGECPHPFSTAAGQREGEYNFYGSFRDCPIATHSSHVTTGPSPMAITDLTTAKRAKASQNIKVS, encoded by the exons ATGGAAGACCCTTCAACCACCAAACAGGCCAAcacccatccaccccaccaccacttcAGCCTAACCCGTCTCCAGAGCCCCCGGCCCGGGTACGCCTCCACCACCTGCCGCTCCCCCTCGGACCCCCTCCTGGAGCCAGGAAGCAGCGCAGAACACCCACCGCAgtcctccaccaccttccccACCTCCAGCCCTTCCTGGAGGGGCGTGGAGCACGCCGCAGCCGGGAGGGGGCTCCACCACGGGAGCAGGAACGGTCTGAGTGACGACGGTGACTTAGGGGACCCCCTGGTCCACGAGTGGTCCGACGGCATTCGGGCGAAGGAGGCCTGGGACGGCCGGGGGAGCTGCGGGAGTTCGACGAGCGAGTTTTACGGGAAAGACTATTACTGCCGCTACGCGGACCGGGCTTTCCACGAGAGGAACGTCGGCGTCGGCGTCGACGTGGAGGGCGAACGAGACGCCCGGGACAGTTTCGACATGGTGTTCCACGACGACGGCGGCGACAAACCGGCCTACGGTCGCTCCGATAGCTTCGAGGTCAGCTACGAGACGGTGTACGATAAGGACGCCCACAGCGCCCTCCCGGTGAGCCACCCCCCGTTCTACGGCATGGACGCGTTCAGACAGAGCAGCGCGGAGGAGGGCAGCGCCGACGGCCAGCCCGGCCTCCACCACGGCTACCCGGGAAGGGTGGAGGACCCGGGTTCGAGCCAGAGCTCCGGGGAAGGTCGATCCTCCCAGGTCCCGGAATGCGGGGACGGCGGTTGGCGGGGCGGCGAGGGCTGGGACCCGcagggcgcggcggcggcgctcaAAGCGCCGCCCGTGACCAACGGGAGGTATCCTCAGAGGCTGGACTCCTTCTCCGAGGCCTTCCAGCCGTACCGCCGGAGGGGGCTGCTCGCGGTCGCCGAGGGGGATCCCGCCGGCCGCCACGCGAGGTTCGAGGCGGGACGGGGCGAGTTCGCGGGCTGGGTGGCGGACAGCGGCCAGGGCTGTCGGCACGGCCCCCCTTTGGACCCCTACGGCCCCGCTCACTCCTTCTTCCCCTCCCACCcgtccctccccaccctcccctcccctccgtcccAGCCCATGCCCTCggtcctcagccccccccccacccccttgccCCCCTCCTCGCTGTCGCCCTCCCAAGGGGAGTGTCCGCATCCGTTCTCCACGGCCGCgggccagagggagggggagtacaAC TTTTATGGAAGCTTCAGGGACTGCCCCATTGCTACCCACAGCAGTCATGTGACCACAGGGCCGTCACCGATGGCAATCACAGACCTCACCACGGCGAAGAGGGCCAAGGCCTCTCAG AACATCAAAGTGTCCTAA